Proteins encoded together in one Desulfosporosinus meridiei DSM 13257 window:
- the uvrA gene encoding excinuclease ABC subunit UvrA, translating to MTHDYLRVRGARAHNLKNIDIDIPRNKLVVITGLSGSGKSSLAFDTIYAEGQRRYVESLSAYARQFLGQMDKPDVDSIEGLSPAISIDQKTTNRNPRSTVGTATEVSDYLRLLYARIGHPHCPKCGRVISQQTIQQMVDQLISFPEQTKLQILAPLIKGKKGEHQKVLEDIRKAGYVRVRVDGEARDLSEEITLAKNKKHSIEVVVDRISLKPESAERLADSLETALKLGEGNVIADIIDGEELRFSENFACPDCGIALDEISPRLFSFNSPYGACPACTGLGANLVVDIDLLIPDRSLSLAAGAIAPWAKSTSTYYPKMMEAVAQNLKFEMDTPLQDLNEVQWKGLLYGTDTPITFQYQNIFDQLKTYSTNFEGLVPLFERRYRESTSDMVRAEIEGYMSEHPCPECLGKRLKPEALAVKVGGISIDDLSRLSITEAINFVNTLVLTPKEETIAHQILKEIKERLGFLMNVGLDYLTMARSAGSLSGGEAQRIRLATQIGSSLMGVLYVLDEPSIGLHQRDNARLLTTLKRLRDLGNTLIVVEHDEDTMVAADHIIDIGPGAGAHGGRVVAEGTIEEIKANRDSMTGLYLSGVKKISIPQERRQPNGKWLEVVGARENNLKNVHARIPLGLLTCVTGVSGSGKSTLVNEIIFKGLAAKFGRARVRPGAHDQLQGLEYLDKVIDIDQSPIGRTPRSNPATYTGVFDFIRELFSVTPEAKMRGYKQGRFSFNVKGGRCEACRGDGIIKIEMHFLPDVYVPCEVCEGKRYNRETLEVRYKGKNISQVLDMTVDEAVDFFQVVPKIARKLQTLQDVGLGYIRLGQPATTLSGGEAQRIKLATELSRRSTGKTIYILDEPTTGLHTADIDKLLHVLHRLVDGGDTVLVIEHNLDVIKTADWLIDLGPEGGNRGGEVLIAGTPEEVAALPESHTGQYLKRYLS from the coding sequence ATGACCCATGACTATTTACGCGTGCGTGGTGCACGGGCTCATAATTTGAAAAACATTGATATCGATATTCCTCGCAATAAACTGGTGGTTATCACCGGATTGTCAGGTTCGGGAAAATCTTCTCTAGCCTTTGATACGATTTATGCTGAGGGGCAGAGGAGATATGTAGAATCTCTCTCTGCGTATGCCCGTCAGTTCCTGGGTCAAATGGACAAGCCGGATGTGGATTCTATCGAGGGACTCTCTCCGGCAATTTCCATTGATCAGAAGACGACAAACCGCAACCCACGCTCGACAGTAGGAACTGCAACCGAAGTCTCTGATTACTTGCGCTTACTTTATGCTCGCATTGGGCATCCCCATTGTCCCAAATGTGGTCGAGTTATTTCTCAGCAGACAATTCAGCAAATGGTTGATCAATTGATCAGTTTTCCAGAACAAACTAAGTTACAGATTCTAGCCCCGCTGATCAAAGGGAAAAAAGGGGAACATCAAAAGGTCTTGGAAGATATTCGGAAGGCCGGCTATGTTCGGGTGCGAGTGGATGGAGAGGCTAGAGACCTCAGTGAAGAAATAACTTTGGCAAAAAATAAAAAGCACTCTATTGAAGTTGTGGTCGATCGAATATCTTTAAAACCGGAAAGTGCAGAACGTTTGGCCGATTCCTTGGAAACCGCCCTTAAATTGGGAGAGGGTAACGTCATTGCAGACATTATCGATGGTGAAGAGCTGCGCTTTAGCGAGAACTTTGCTTGCCCGGATTGCGGAATTGCCCTTGACGAGATCTCGCCCCGGCTTTTTTCATTCAACAGTCCTTACGGAGCATGCCCGGCGTGCACGGGCTTAGGGGCTAATCTGGTGGTCGATATTGATCTGCTTATTCCGGATCGATCTTTGTCACTTGCTGCGGGGGCAATAGCACCTTGGGCTAAGTCAACATCCACCTACTACCCTAAAATGATGGAGGCCGTTGCTCAAAACCTGAAATTTGAAATGGATACCCCTTTACAAGATTTAAATGAAGTTCAATGGAAGGGGCTTCTTTATGGAACAGATACCCCAATCACCTTTCAGTATCAAAATATTTTTGATCAATTAAAAACCTATAGTACCAACTTTGAGGGGCTGGTTCCTTTATTTGAGCGTCGTTATCGTGAATCCACCTCGGATATGGTGCGAGCTGAAATTGAAGGATATATGAGTGAGCACCCTTGTCCGGAATGCCTTGGGAAGCGGCTGAAACCTGAAGCTCTGGCTGTAAAGGTGGGCGGGATCTCCATTGATGATTTGTCCCGCCTCTCCATCACTGAAGCGATTAACTTTGTGAACACCCTCGTGCTCACTCCTAAGGAAGAGACGATTGCTCACCAAATTCTCAAAGAAATTAAAGAACGGCTTGGATTCTTAATGAATGTAGGGTTAGATTACCTGACCATGGCCCGTTCAGCCGGTTCTCTCTCAGGTGGAGAAGCTCAGCGCATTCGTTTGGCGACACAAATTGGCTCAAGCTTAATGGGTGTTCTCTATGTCTTAGATGAACCTAGCATTGGCCTTCACCAAAGGGACAATGCCCGCCTGCTGACAACCCTTAAGCGACTGCGTGACCTGGGAAATACCTTAATTGTTGTCGAGCATGATGAAGATACGATGGTTGCTGCAGATCATATCATTGATATTGGCCCTGGGGCAGGGGCCCATGGCGGACGAGTAGTAGCTGAAGGGACTATAGAGGAAATTAAGGCCAATAGGGATTCTATGACCGGACTGTACTTGAGCGGGGTCAAGAAGATCTCTATACCTCAAGAGCGGCGTCAACCTAACGGTAAGTGGCTGGAGGTTGTGGGGGCTCGAGAAAATAACTTGAAGAATGTCCATGCACGCATCCCTTTGGGTTTATTGACCTGTGTGACCGGGGTCTCGGGATCGGGCAAAAGTACCTTAGTCAATGAGATAATTTTTAAGGGATTGGCCGCTAAATTTGGGCGAGCCAGGGTTCGTCCAGGTGCCCATGACCAGCTACAAGGCTTGGAATATTTGGACAAAGTAATTGATATTGACCAATCTCCCATAGGGAGAACACCCCGATCAAACCCTGCCACCTATACAGGAGTCTTTGACTTTATTCGCGAACTCTTTTCTGTAACTCCTGAAGCCAAGATGCGTGGTTACAAACAAGGAAGGTTTAGCTTTAATGTTAAGGGAGGACGGTGTGAGGCTTGCCGGGGAGATGGGATAATTAAGATTGAAATGCATTTCCTGCCGGATGTCTATGTCCCTTGTGAAGTATGTGAAGGAAAACGTTATAATCGAGAGACCTTAGAAGTACGATATAAAGGTAAGAACATTTCCCAAGTCCTTGATATGACCGTTGATGAAGCGGTGGACTTTTTTCAAGTTGTTCCCAAAATCGCCCGAAAACTACAGACTCTTCAGGATGTAGGACTCGGTTATATTCGTTTGGGGCAGCCTGCAACAACTCTTTCCGGCGGAGAGGCCCAGCGTATTAAGCTGGCTACTGAACTAAGCCGACGCAGCACGGGAAAAACAATTTATATCCTGGATGAACCGACAACAGGTTTACACACAGCAGATATCGATAAACTTCTTCATGTACTTCACCGTTTAGTTGACGGGGGGGACACAGTGCTTGTCATCGAACACAATCTTGATGTTATCAAAACAGCAGACTGGCTAATTGACCTGGGCCCTGAGGGTGGAAATCGAGGCGGAGAAGTGCTGATTGCCGGCACACCGGAAGAGGTTGCAGCTCTGCCGGAATCCCATACTGGGCAGTATTTAAAACGTTATCTAAGCTAA
- the uvrB gene encoding excinuclease ABC subunit UvrB has protein sequence MEFQIHAPYKPGGDQPQAIEELAKGLKAGLSHQTLLGVTGSGKTYTMANIITKVQRPTLILAHNKTLAAQLYSEFKEYFPENAVEYFVSYYDYYQPEAYVPSSDTFIEKDASINEEIEKLRHSATAALLERRDVIVVASVSCIYGLGSPEDYRDLVLSLRQGQVVDRNEILRKLIAIQYDRNDIAFTRGTFRVRGDIVEIYPASSSEKVLRVDMFGDEIEHIYEINMLTGEILGERYHVSIFPNSHYVTAQDKVMLAAENIEIELEERLKSLNSENKLLEAQRLEQRTRYDLEMLREMGFCNGIENYSRHLTFREAGETPYTLLDYFPDDFVLFVDESHVSLPQVRGMYEGDRSRKTTLVDYGFRLPSALDNRPLTFKEFERRIHQSIYVSATPGPYELAHCPTVVEQIIRPTGLLDPEVIVRPTKGQIDDLLGEIRRRIAKDERVLVTTLTKKMAEDLTDYFINLEIKVKYLHSDIKTLERVEILRELRLGEIDVVVGINLLREGLDLPEVSLVAILDADKEGFLRSDRSLIQTIGRAARNSEGKVIMYGDKITHSMQNALDETNRRRAIQMAWNEKRGIAPQTIRKAIHNVPEATKVAEMKQTYGKKLPPEELAQLLNSLEAEMRLAARDLDFERAAEIRDAMIELKGEENNYKMTSQQGGSKRNTRYDQKAQRKGSSQKRKK, from the coding sequence GTGGAATTTCAAATACATGCCCCCTATAAACCTGGCGGGGATCAGCCCCAAGCGATTGAAGAACTGGCAAAGGGCTTAAAGGCAGGCCTGAGCCACCAGACGTTATTGGGAGTTACGGGATCAGGCAAGACTTACACAATGGCCAATATTATTACTAAGGTACAAAGGCCGACCTTAATTTTAGCTCATAACAAAACCTTAGCAGCTCAACTCTATAGTGAGTTCAAGGAGTATTTTCCTGAGAATGCAGTAGAGTACTTTGTGAGTTATTATGACTATTACCAACCGGAGGCTTATGTACCTTCGAGTGACACTTTTATTGAGAAAGATGCTTCCATTAATGAAGAGATTGAAAAACTTCGTCACTCAGCAACTGCAGCTCTGCTTGAGCGTAGGGATGTAATTGTGGTCGCCAGTGTTTCCTGCATCTATGGTTTAGGTTCTCCTGAGGATTACCGTGATTTGGTGCTTTCCCTGCGCCAGGGACAAGTTGTCGACCGTAATGAGATTCTACGCAAGTTAATAGCTATTCAGTATGACCGTAATGATATAGCCTTTACACGAGGAACCTTTCGAGTACGGGGAGATATCGTTGAGATTTATCCTGCTTCATCCAGTGAGAAAGTGCTCCGCGTGGATATGTTTGGTGATGAAATCGAGCACATTTACGAGATTAATATGCTTACTGGGGAGATTTTAGGTGAAAGGTATCATGTTTCAATTTTCCCAAACTCACACTATGTAACCGCGCAAGATAAGGTGATGCTGGCGGCGGAGAATATTGAGATAGAGCTGGAAGAACGGCTGAAGAGCTTAAATTCCGAAAACAAGCTCCTGGAAGCACAGCGTCTGGAACAAAGAACTCGCTATGATCTGGAAATGCTAAGGGAGATGGGCTTTTGTAACGGCATAGAAAATTACTCTCGTCACTTAACCTTTCGTGAAGCCGGAGAGACTCCTTATACCTTACTTGATTATTTCCCGGATGATTTTGTATTATTTGTCGATGAGTCCCATGTATCCCTTCCTCAGGTAAGGGGAATGTATGAAGGAGACCGATCCCGTAAGACAACACTGGTAGATTACGGTTTTCGTTTACCATCCGCACTGGATAACAGACCTTTAACCTTCAAGGAATTTGAGCGAAGAATCCACCAAAGTATTTATGTCAGTGCCACACCTGGACCCTATGAATTAGCACATTGTCCGACTGTCGTAGAGCAGATCATTCGGCCTACAGGGTTATTAGATCCGGAAGTGATTGTTCGTCCGACTAAAGGGCAGATTGATGACTTGCTGGGGGAAATCCGGAGGCGGATTGCCAAAGATGAACGAGTCCTGGTAACAACCCTAACCAAAAAAATGGCCGAGGATCTCACAGATTACTTTATAAACTTAGAAATTAAGGTAAAGTATCTTCATTCAGATATTAAGACCCTTGAACGTGTGGAAATTCTCCGAGAACTTCGCTTAGGCGAGATCGATGTCGTTGTGGGAATTAACCTATTGCGAGAGGGGTTAGATTTACCGGAAGTTTCTCTCGTGGCAATTCTCGATGCCGATAAAGAAGGTTTCTTAAGATCGGATCGTTCTCTTATTCAGACCATAGGTCGGGCAGCTCGAAATTCAGAAGGCAAAGTTATCATGTATGGCGACAAAATTACACATTCTATGCAGAATGCTCTCGATGAGACGAATCGACGTCGGGCTATCCAAATGGCTTGGAACGAAAAAAGGGGAATTGCTCCCCAAACTATTCGTAAGGCCATTCATAATGTCCCCGAGGCAACAAAGGTCGCTGAAATGAAACAAACTTATGGGAAAAAGCTGCCTCCTGAAGAACTTGCCCAGCTCCTTAACAGTCTTGAAGCAGAAATGAGGCTTGCTGCTAGAGATTTGGATTTTGAGAGAGCGGCTGAAATCAGAGATGCTATGATAGAACTAAAGGGAGAAGAGAATAACTATAAAATGACCAGTCAACAAGGGGGAAGCAAAAGAAATACTCGCTACGACCAAAAAGCTCAGAGGAAGGGATCTTCCCAAAAGCGCAAGAAATAG
- a CDS encoding sugar ABC transporter substrate-binding protein, protein MSKRLRFLIILIPLCLSLTITGCSLQDLLGKNKNKTSSKATENKTIIAVSLNENDPNKLLITKGIDDLAKKEDVTVKYIKSGSEAESALEDAKILIYQGGDESTLQKSQAQEIPILALTQLPSGVKPEGIIIPDQEKVGELMGQTLVGKVTEGQVVILQGDPNESGSQELLSGNKAILSKYPKISLHTISSPKGSESVARTSLVDFLQKNPDNVLAILAHNESLAAQASEVLKQNQLDKKISLIGGQANVPSLDRMAKGSQTGDVDTSPYLQGANAYQWAQKIINKEPLEIEDSLTSEQGEIPAKIVAVKAVTPANLAVIQKSYTKTLQSAEQEQKKKDESSKQESKEKEGEEKKGQEAKGQEQADAKKENGQSGDKQNAVPPGVDKVTERVKTETTRDYLDANGKVMGTEKTVNEQTKTVPPEMLKQQAEQAKGDSKGQEEEGKDKKEEKK, encoded by the coding sequence ATGTCCAAGAGATTGCGATTCTTAATTATCTTAATTCCTCTTTGTCTTAGTTTAACCATAACTGGTTGTAGTCTACAAGATCTTTTAGGAAAAAATAAAAATAAAACTTCTTCAAAAGCCACAGAGAACAAAACAATAATTGCAGTTTCGTTAAATGAGAATGATCCTAACAAGCTGCTAATTACTAAAGGCATCGACGATTTAGCTAAGAAAGAAGATGTTACAGTAAAGTATATAAAGAGTGGATCAGAAGCAGAATCCGCTCTAGAAGATGCTAAAATTCTAATCTATCAAGGTGGAGATGAAAGCACACTACAAAAGTCTCAAGCCCAGGAAATTCCTATCTTAGCCTTAACTCAGCTCCCATCAGGTGTAAAACCGGAAGGAATAATCATCCCGGATCAGGAAAAAGTTGGCGAGTTAATGGGTCAGACATTGGTAGGTAAAGTCACAGAGGGACAAGTTGTTATACTCCAAGGGGATCCTAATGAAAGTGGCTCTCAAGAACTGTTATCGGGAAATAAAGCTATTCTAAGTAAGTATCCAAAGATTTCCCTACATACCATTTCAAGTCCAAAAGGATCAGAATCGGTAGCAAGGACAAGCTTGGTAGATTTTTTACAGAAGAATCCCGACAATGTGCTAGCAATATTAGCGCATAATGAAAGCTTGGCTGCTCAGGCAAGCGAGGTACTCAAACAAAATCAATTGGATAAAAAAATCAGCTTAATCGGTGGACAAGCTAATGTTCCATCACTAGATAGAATGGCTAAAGGTTCTCAAACAGGAGATGTTGACACTTCTCCCTATTTGCAGGGGGCTAATGCTTATCAATGGGCGCAAAAGATAATCAATAAAGAACCCTTGGAAATTGAAGATTCCCTTACCAGTGAGCAAGGTGAAATACCGGCAAAAATTGTTGCAGTAAAAGCAGTAACCCCGGCAAATCTGGCAGTTATTCAGAAAAGTTATACTAAGACACTGCAGAGTGCTGAACAAGAGCAAAAGAAAAAAGACGAGTCATCTAAGCAAGAGTCTAAAGAAAAGGAAGGTGAAGAAAAGAAAGGTCAAGAAGCTAAAGGTCAAGAGCAAGCGGATGCCAAAAAAGAAAATGGGCAATCCGGAGATAAGCAGAATGCGGTTCCTCCGGGAGTAGATAAAGTCACCGAACGCGTAAAAACCGAAACAACAAGAGATTATCTTGATGCCAATGGAAAAGTCATGGGTACAGAAAAAACTGTCAATGAACAAACTAAGACAGTCCCACCAGAAATGTTAAAGCAACAGGCAGAACAGGCAAAAGGAGATTCAAAAGGTCAAGAAGAGGAAGGGAAGGATAAGAAAGAAGAAAAGAAATAA